The following coding sequences lie in one Rutidosis leptorrhynchoides isolate AG116_Rl617_1_P2 chromosome 6, CSIRO_AGI_Rlap_v1, whole genome shotgun sequence genomic window:
- the LOC139852831 gene encoding fasciclin-like arabinogalactan protein 17, translated as MDSKIYGAAFTLLIFIFNLIPPQISSTTTTSSSSHINSNSVLVALLDSHYTELSELVEKALLLQTLEDTVSLHNITIFAPSNQALERHLDPEFKRFLLEPGNLKSLQNLLLFHIIPGRVGSEEWPGSDLDTDVIPGVRYETLCVDESENHLPLTREKSGDKVVGGLAKVTRPDDVVRPDGVIHGIERLLVPRLVQEEFNKRRSLSSTSAVLPEGAPVVDPRTNRLKKPVAPVPAGAPPVLPVYNAMAPGPSLAPAPAPGPGGAHHHFDGESQVKDFIQTLLHYGGYNELADILVNLTSLATEMGKLVSEGYVLTVLAPNDEAMAKLTTDQLSDPGAPELIMYYHIIPEYQTEESMYNSVRRFGKVQYDTLRLPHKVVAEEADGSVKFGSGEESAYLFDPDIYMDWRISVQGIDGVLFPVEPTVEKPKAGNEDVSATQTKVVAKQNRGKLLEVACSIVGAFGQDSQFSSCY; from the exons ATGGATTCAAAGATCTATGGTGCTGCATTCACACTTTTAATTTTCATATTCAATCTCATTCCACCTCAAATCAGTTCTACTACAACTACTTCTTCTTCATCACACATCAATTCAAACTCTGTTCTTGTTGCTCTTTTAGATTCACATTACACTGAGCTGTCTGAGTTAGTTGAGAAGGCTTTATTATTACAAACCCTAGAGGACACAGTCTCACTCCATAATATCACCATTTTTGCACCGAGTAATCAAGCTTTGGAGCGGCATTTAGATCCGGAGTTCAAACGGTTCTTACTTGAACCCGGCAATCTCAAATCATTACAGAATTTGTTACTTTTTCATATCATTCCGGGTCGGGTCGGGTCAGAGGAGTGGCCCGGGTCGGATCTGGATACGGATGTTATACCTGGAGTTAGGTACGAGACTCTGTGTGTTGACGAAAGTGAGAATCATTTACCGTTGACTCGAGAAAAAAGCGGAGATAAAGTGGTGGGTGGGTTGGCTAAGGTGACCCGACCCGATGATGTGGTTAGACCCGATGGGGTGATCCATGGGATTGAGAGGTTGTTGGTTCCTAGGTTGGTACAAGAGGAGTTTAATAAGAGAAGGAGTTTGAGTTCGACTTCTGCTGTTTTACCGGAAGGAGCTCCGGTTGTGGATCCGAGAACTAACCGGTTGAAGAAACCAGTTGCTCCGGTTCCTGCTGGTGCTCCGCCCGTGTTACCGGTTTACAACGCAATGGCACCAGGTCCGTCGCTGGCTCCCGCACCTGCACCAGGCCCGGGTGGCGCCCACCATCATTTCGATGGAGAGAGCCAG GTGAAAGACTTCATCCAAACGCTACTACATTATGGCGGTTACAACGAATTAGCCGACATTTTGGTAAATTTAACATCATTAGCGACAGAGATGGGAAAACTGGTTTCCGAGGGTTATGTTTTAACGGTGTTGGCACCGAACGATGAAGCTATGGCTAAACTTACAACCGACCAGCTAAGTGATCCTGGTGCACCGGAGTTGATAATGTACTATCATATAATACCAGAGTATCAAACGGAAGAGAGTATGTATAATTCTGTACGTCGTTTTGGCAAGGTTCAGTATGATACATTACGGTTGCCACATAAGGTGGTGGCTGAGGAGGCTGACGGGTCAGTGAAATTCGGGTCGGGTGAGGAGTCAGCTTATTTGTTTGACCCGGATATTTATATGGACTGGAGGATATCGGTGCAGGGTATTGATGGGGTTTTGTTTCCGGTGGAACCAACAGTTGAGAAACCGAAGGCGGGTAACGAGGATGTTTCGGCAACGCAGACAAAAGTTGTCGCTAAGCAAAATAGAG GGAAATTATTGGAAGTGGCATGCTCAATTGTTGGAGCATTTGGTCAAGATTCCCAATTTAGTAGCTGTTAttga